Proteins encoded within one genomic window of Saccharomyces mikatae IFO 1815 strain IFO1815 genome assembly, chromosome: 15:
- the AHC1 gene encoding Ahc1p (similar to Saccharomyces cerevisiae AHC1 (YOR023C); ancestral locus Anc_5.603): MSPTQDKQQHQRHHHISSSSFSSRMVSVYQVTTPKSPQDLENNMDEPFKMGTATGSTDKDSENTQRLKYECAKGEILNVLNLHIMLNHKHIGHLRRNVQKVNAKLALLKSLHNDTGLLNKIEQAYQLKIKQRQQHNTFGGHPHDSIGIDNINGSSADYNVSYPVLSDYNMNCQPLSSSSNTNLSTARMSHHHYHTRSKSNGLLLEPSVLRPANSNIIDYRLTGSKSISEAMNKPTVVSLPHSKSDGISSPRSSSISPLDEQQGFQILPFKPSQMHLNHRRNYSSTCLTSNSGIIGKTENNEPIFRRFDGILVIIKCSKCDRSGFTSAQGIVNHTRLKHSKLYSSQPLAVLNNQKLLPNDKQDPEILSKFEKLNLDPNKEYLPSDIAIPKPQSSMGSTENNSRAQKTIKDTPHLEKLYKNKDDFKKLIDMVNETPNDLNEFLKQRELQLKQQKELEEESPKSDDEASYVPSASPSATTTAPATTDPPSPPVLSSSLQRKLLRKRKLDLNTTVASEDLPLRERLRASPTDKKPRKAALLTHELECSTSIAKSSSYYNLRSKSRLRGSHT, translated from the coding sequence ATGAGTCCCACCCAAGATAAACAACAGCACCAGCGTCACCATCATATCTCCTCTTCATCGTTTTCTTCTAGGATGGTCAGTGTTTACCAAGTTACCACGCCCAAGTCTCCTCAGGATTTAGAAAACAACATGGATGAGCCTTTCAAAATGGGCACCGCCACCGGTAGTACGGACAAAGACAGTGAAAATACCCAGCGGTTGAAGTATGAATGTGCCAAGGGGGAGATACTAAATGTCCTGAACCTACATATAATGCTCAATCACAAGCATATTGGCCACTTGCGAAGAAATGTTCAAAAGGTCAACGCAAAACTGGCCCTCTTGAAAAGCCTCCATAACGATACGGGCCTACTGAACAAAATCGAACAAGCATATCAActtaaaataaaacaacGGCAACAGCATAACACCTTCGGCGGCCACCCTCATGACAGCATCGGAATAGACAACATAAACGGATCCTCCGCAGATTACAACGTATCATACCCTGTTCTATCGGATTACAACATGAATTGCCAGCCCCTATCTTCAAGCAGCAACACAAATCTGTCGACAGCACGCATGTcccaccatcactaccataCCAGAAGCAAGAGTAATGGGCTTTTGCTGGAGCCTTCCGTGCTTCGGCCGGCAAATTCGAATATAATAGACTACAGGTTGACCGGTTCCAAATCTATATCGGAAGCCATGAACAAACCCACTGTCGTTTCGTTGCCTCACTCCAAATCGGATGGGATTTCTTCACCCCGTTCCTCTTCAATCTCCCCTCTAGATGAACAGCAAGGTTTTCAAATACTCCCCTTTAAGCCAAGCCAAATGCATCTCAATCACAGGCGTAATTACAGTAGCACTTGTTTGACAAGCAATAGCGGTATCATTGGCAAAACTGAAAATAATGAGCCCATTTTTAGAAGATTCGACGGGATTTTGGTAATAATTAAGTGTTCCAAATGCGATCGTTCCGGCTTCACTTCCGCTCAAGGTATCGTAAATCATACACGGCTAAAACATTCCAAGTTATATTCCAGCCAACCATTGGCGGTTTTAAACAACCAAAAATTACTTCCTAATGATAAGCAAGATCCAGAAATTTTGTCCAAATTCGAGAAATTGAATCTAGACCCAAATAAAGAGTATCTTCCCTCTGATATTGCAATTCCTAAACCCCAGTCATCCATGGGCTCCACAGAAAACAATTCAAGGGCCCAAAAAACCATCAAGGACACTCCTCATCTAGAAAAATTatacaaaaacaaagacgatttcaaaaaattgattgaTATGGTTAATGAAACTCCTAATGACTTGAATGAATTCTTAAAGCAGCGGGAACTACAATTAAAGCAACAGAAAgaactggaagaagaatctCCCAAATCCGATGATGAGGCTTCGTATGTTCCCTCGGCGTCTCCCTCGGCAACAACTACAGCGCCGGCAACGACAGACCCTCCCTCTCCACCAGTGTTGTCCTCCTCTTTGCAAAGAAAACTGCTACGTAAGAGAAAGTTAGACTTGAATACCACTGTCGCCAGTGAAGATTTACCTTTAAGAGAAAGATTGAGAGCAAGTCCCACCGATAAAAAGCCAAGGAAAGCTGCCCTTTTGACTCATGAACTTGAATGTTCTACCAGTATCGCAAAGTCTTCTTCCTATTACAATTTAAGATCAAAATCAAGGCTACGTGGATCCCATACATAG
- the HST3 gene encoding NAD-dependent histone deacetylase HST3 (similar to Saccharomyces cerevisiae HST3 (YOR025W); ancestral locus Anc_5.612), whose translation MTSVSPSPPASRSGSMCSDSSSSLQTEKLAHIMSLSTDNELLGRITKRLSRSRRIACLTGAGISCNAGIPDFRSSDGLYDLVKRDSSQYWSIKSGREMFDISLFRDDFKISIFAKFMEKLYSNVQMAKPTKTHKFIAHLKDRNKLLRCYTQNIDGLEESIGLTMSNRRCLSLSSFSSHWKNLDVIQLHGDLKTLSCTKCFQTFSWSRYWSRCLRRGELPLCPHCEALINKRMNEGKRTLGSNVGVLRPNIVLYGENHPSCEIITQGLNLDIIRGNPDLLIIMGTSLKVDGVKQLVKKLSKRIHDRGGLIILVNKTFIGDSSWHGIIDYQIHSDCDNWVTFLESQIPDFFKTQDQIKKLRQLKREASDLRKQMKAQKESISTPPTTPLRSPQHTSAQGNTELNVKIKSLNGVKRKILSPENSSEEDEEEHVGTSKRAKIRPTFDDTQAS comes from the coding sequence ATGACATCAGTATCGCCCTCGCCACCTGCCAGTCGATCGGGCTCGATGTGCTCTGACTCGTCGTCGTCCCTGCAGACTGAGAAACTGGCACACATTATGAGTCTTAGCACCGATAATGAACTTCTTGGGCGCATCACCAAGCGATTGAGTAGATCTAGGAGAATTGCTTGCTTGACTGGGGCAGGAATTTCGTGTAATGCAGGAATTCCCGACTTTCGCTCCTCTGATGGACTATATGATCTAGTGAAAAGGGACTCTTCGCAATATTGGTCCATCAAGTCTGGTAGGGAAATGTTTGATATTTCCCTATTTAGAGACGATTTCAAGATCTCCATTTTTGCCAAATTTATGGAGAAGTTATACTCGAACGTTCAGATGGCCAAACCGACCAAGACTCACAAGTTCATCGCGCACTTGAAAGATAGAAACAAACTGCTGCGCTGTTACACGCAAAACATCGATGGGCTAGAGGAAAGCATAGGGCTTACTATGTCGAATAGGAGGTGTCTGTCGCTTAGCTCATTCAGTTCGCATTGGAAAAATCTGGACGTTATCCAGTTGCATGGCGACTTGAAAACTCTTTCATGCACAAAGTGTTTCCAGACTTTCTCCTGGAGCAGGTACTGGTCTCGCTGTTTAAGAAGAGGTGAGTTACCATTGTGTCCACATTGTGAGGCGCTtatcaataaaagaatgaacGAAGGGAAGCGAACACTCGGATCCAACGTGGGCGTTTTGAGACCGAATATTGTTCTTTATGGTGAAAACCACCCGTCCTGCGAAATTATTACACAAGGTCTAAACCTTGATATAATCAGAGGAAACCCTGATCTTTTGATTATTATGGGTACCAGTTTGAAGGTTGATGGTGTGAAACAAttagtaaaaaaattaagcAAGAGAATTCACGACCGTGGGGGGTTGATTATCCTCGTAAACAAGACTTTCATTGGCGACTCTTCTTGGCATGGCATCATAGACTACCAAATCCATTCAGATTGTGATAATTGGGTCACGTTTCTCGAATCCCAAATACCAGATTTCTTCAAGACGCAAGACCAGATCAAGAAATTAAgacaattgaaaagagaGGCAAGCGACCTAAGGAAGCAAATGAAGGCTCAAAAGGAATCGATCAGCACACCTCCAACAACTCCTTTAAGAAGCCCCCAGCACACCAGTGCCCAAGGAAACACCGAGTTGAACGTGAAGATAAAATCATTAAATGGAgtcaagagaaaaatactGTCACCGGAAAACTCTAGTGAGGAAGACGAAGAGGAACATGTCGGTACGAGCAAACGCGCCAAGATACGACCAACTTTCGATGACACACAAGCATCATAA
- the BUB3 gene encoding Bub3p (similar to Saccharomyces cerevisiae BUB3 (YOR026W); ancestral locus Anc_5.615), producing the protein MQVVQIEQTPKDYISDIKIVSSRSLLLITSWDGSLTIYKVKEQAKQVEFLQSLQYKHPLLCCNFINNPDLQIYVGTVQGEILKVNLVSTPSFQALTNNEANLGICRICKYGEDKLIAASWDGLIEVIDPCNYHNEIGTVKNLNSSNTKVKNKIFTMDTDSSRLIVGMNNSRVRWFHLPLRKDDNGTVEESGLKYQIRDVALLPQNQEGYACSSIDGRVAVEFFNDQGSEDGSSKRFAFRCHRLNLKDTNLAYPVNSIEFSPQSEFLYTAGSDGIISCWNLQTRKKIKNFAKFNENSVVKIACANNVLCLATSDDTFKTNATIDRGIELEASSAYVIFDYET; encoded by the coding sequence ATGCAAGTAGTACAAATTGAGCAAACCCCAAAGGACTATATTAGCGACATCAAAATAGTCTCTTCCAGATCATTACTTTTGATAACATCTTGGGATGGTTCGCTAACAATTTACAAAGTCAAAGAACAAGCAAAGCAGGTCGAGTTTTTACAATCGCTGCAGTATAAACATCCATTACTGTGCTGCAATTTCATTAATAATCCAGACCTTCAAATCTACGTAGGAACCGTGCAAGGTGAAATCCTAAAAGTTAATTTGGTAAGTACACCCAGCTTCCAAGCTTTAACGAATAATGAAGCCAATTTGGGCATTTGCCGAATATGCAAATATGGGGAAGACAAACTTATTGCCGCGTCATGGGATGGTCTTATAGAGGTTATTGACCCTTGCAACTACCACAACGAAATTGGTACTGTGAAGAATTTGAACTCTAGTAACACGAAGgtgaagaataaaatattcaCCATGGATACCGACTCCTCTCGTTTGATTGTTGGTATGAACAATAGCCGCGTCCGATGGTTTCACCTCCCACTCCGCAAAGATGATAATGGGACGGTGGAGGAATCCGGACTGAAGTATCAAATAAGAGATGTCGCTCTTTTACCACAAAATCAAGAAGGCTATGCATGCAGCAGTATCGATGGCCGCGTTGCAGTGgagtttttcaatgatcAAGGCAGTGAGGATGGCTCGAGCAAAAGGTTCGCATTTAGGTGTCATCGCTTGAATCTAAAGGACACTAACCTAGCATATCCGGTTAATTCTATCGAGTTTTCCCCCCAATCTGAGTTTCTATATACAGCTGGCTCTGATGGCATTATTTCCTGCTGGAATTTACAAACTCGCAAGAAGATTAAGAACTTCGCTAAATTTAACGAGAACAGCGTGGTTAAGATCGCTTGTGCAAATAATGTTCTATGTCTAGCCACTTCTGACGATACTTTCAAGACAAATGCCACCATTGATCGTGGTATTGAACTAGAAGCGAGTTCAGCGTACGTAATATTTGATTATGAGACATAG
- the STI1 gene encoding Hsp90 cochaperone STI1 (similar to Saccharomyces cerevisiae STI1 (YOR027W); ancestral locus Anc_5.617), whose product MSLNADEYKQQGNSAFTAKDYDKAIELFTKAIEVSKTPNHVLYSNRSACYASLKKFSDALNDAKECININPSWSKGYNRLGAAHLGLGDLDEAENNYKKALELDASNKAAKDGLDQVHRTQQARQAQPDLGLTQLFADPNLIENLKKNPKTSDMMKDPQLVAKLIGYKQNPQAIGQDLFTDPRLMTIMATLMGVDLNMDNLNQSNSMPKEPETNKSAEQKKDSESQNNPTTEKEDSSNTPQREENKESDPMEVDEDDSKAEADKEKAEGNKFYKARQFDEAIEHYNKAWELHRDITYLNNRAAAEYEKGEYKTAIATLNDAVEQGREMRADYKVISRSFARIGNAYHKLGDLKKTIEYYQKSLTEHRTADILTKLRNAEKELKKAEAEAYINPEKAEEARLEGKDYFTKSDWPNAVKAYTEMIKRAPEDARGYSNRAAALAKLMSFPEAIADCNKAIEKDPNFVRAYIRKATAQIAVQEYAAALETLDAARTKDADVNNGASSREIDQLYYKASQQRFQPGTGNETPEETYQRAMKDPEVAAIMQDPVMQSILQQAQQNPAALQEHMKNPEVFKKIQTLIAAGIIRTGR is encoded by the coding sequence ATGTCATTGAATGCTGACGAATACAAACAACAAGGTAACTCCGCATTTACCGCTAAGGATTACGATAAAGCCATTGAGCTTTTCACTAAGGCTATCGAAGTGTCCAAAACCCCAAACCACGTTTTATACTCCAACAGATCTGCCTGCTAtgcttctttgaaaaaatttagcGATGCTTTGAACGATGCTAAAGAATGTATCAATATTAATCCATCTTGGTCAAAGGGTTATAATAGACTTGGTGCCGCCCATTTAGGTTTAGGTGATCTAGATGAAGCTGAAAACAATTACAAGAAAGCCTTGGAATTGGATGCTAGCAATAAAGCCGCCAAAGACGGATTGGATCAGGTTCATCGTACTCAACAGGCAAGACAAGCACAACCTGATTTAGGATTAACACAGTTGTTTGCTGATCCGAACctaattgaaaatttgaagaaaaacccTAAAACTAGTGATATGATGAAAGATCCCCAATTAGTAGCCAAATTAATTGGATACAAGCAAAATCCACAAGCTATTGGTCAAGATCTGTTTACCGATCCAAGATTAATGACTATCATGGCTACATTGATGGGTGTTGACTTAAACATGGATAACTTAAATCAATCAAACTCCATGCCTAAAGAACCAGAAACCAATAAAAGTGCtgaacaaaagaaagattctGAATCACAAAACAATCCTACCACAGAGAAAGAAGACTCTTCTAATACACCACAACGTGAGGAGAATAAGGAATCCGACCCAATGGAAGTCGATGAGGACGATTCTAAAGCCGAAGCcgacaaagaaaaggctGAAGGGAACAAGTTTTACAAAGCCCGTCAATTTGATGAGGCTATCGAGCACTACAATAAGGCATGGGAGTTGCACAGAGATATCACCTATTTGAACAACCGTGCCGCTGCTGAATATGAAAAGGGTGAATACAAAACTGCTATTGCAACCCTGAATGATGCTGTTGAGCAAGGTAGGGAAATGAGAGCCGATTACAAAGTAATTTCTAGATCATTTGCTCGTATTGGTAATGCTTATCATAAACTTggtgatttgaaaaaaaccaTAGAGTACTATCAAAAATCATTGACTGAACATCGTACCGCTGACATTTTAACCAAATTAAGGAATGCTGAGaaggaattgaaaaaagccGAGGCCGAGGCATACATCAATCCTGAAAAAGCAGAAGAGGCACGTCTTGAAGGTAAGGATTATTTCACAAAGAGTGATTGGCCAAATGCTGTTAAGGCTTACACTGAAATGATCAAAAGAGCACCTGAAGATGCCAGAGGATATTCCAACAGGGCTGCCGCCCTAGCAAAGTTGATGTCTTTTCCCGAAGCTATCGCAGACTGTAATAaagctattgaaaaagatccAAATTTTGTAAGAGCCTATATTAGAAAAGCAACCGCGCAGATCGCCGTCCAAGAATACGCTGCCGCCTTGGAAACACTGGATGCTGCTAGAACCAAGGATGCCGACGTGAATAATGGTGCTAGTTCCAGGGAAATTGACCAGCTGTATTACAAGGCAAGTCAACAGAGATTTCAACCGGGTACTGGTAACGAAACGCCAGAAGAGACCTATCAACGGGCCATGAAGGATCCAGAAGTTGCTGCAATAATGCAAGATCCTGTCATGCAAAGTATTTTGCAGCAAGCTCAACAAAATCCTGCTGCTTTACAAGAACATATGAAAAATCCAGAagtattcaaaaagatcCAAACCTTGATAGCTGCTGGTATAATCCGGACTGGTCGCTAA
- the CIN5 gene encoding Cin5p (similar to Saccharomyces cerevisiae YAP6 (YDR259C) and CIN5 (YOR028C); ancestral locus Anc_5.619) has protein sequence MLMQMKMDNHPLNFQSVLVSHPMTRDSTRPKKMMDNSFIPSPPAVLIKDENKADLRAISVVASNVTLPQIQLPKIVTLEEPGYESRNSPVTNLSTRRNSVNIGVLCEDVPNTVGPHIPRPVAMNNLIPPSLPKLNSYQLRPQLPDAHLNYHFNSNQYTPASHIPCEPAYTTASTFTNHPVASYFPSNSTPTTRKNSVTTNSLSEGGRRDSISLSEQVFNEGERYNNDGLLIGKTGKPLRNTKRAAQNRSAQKAFRQRREKYIKNLEEKSKLFDSLVEENSELKKMVESLKSKLKK, from the coding sequence ATGTTAATgcaaatgaaaatggaCAATCATCCTTTGAATTTCCAATCCGTTTTAGTCTCCCATCCAATGACTAGAGACAGCACTAGGCCTAAAAAAATGATGGACAACTCTTTTATTCCAAGTCCTCCTGCTGTGTTGattaaagatgaaaacAAGGCTGATTTGCGTGCGATTTCGGTAGTTGCATCTAACGTTACTCTGCCGCAAATTCAACTTCCAAAGATTGTAACACTTGAAGAGCCAGGTTATGAAAGCAGAAACAGCCCGGTTACAAATCTTTctacaagaagaaattcgGTGAATATAGGAGTATTGTGTGAAGATGTACCAAATACTGTAGGCCCTCACATCCCAAGGCCGGTGGCAATGAATAATTTGATTCCTCCATCTTTACCAAAGTTAAACTCATACCAGCTCAGACCACAACTACCAGATGCACATTTAAACTACCATTTCAATTCTAACCAATATACTCCTGCATCGCATATACCATGCGAACCTGCTTACACTACTGCATCTACATTTACCAATCATCCCGTAGCCTCATATTTTCCCTCAAATAGCACCCCCACcacaagaaaaaacagcGTCACCACAAATTCCCTTTCTGAGGGGGGACGTCGAGACtctatttctctttcagaACAAGTTTTTAATGAAGGCGAAAGATATAACAATGACGGCTTGTTGATCGGTAAAACAGGCAAACCTTTAAGAAATACTAAGAGGGCCGCTCAAAATAGGAGTGCACAAAAGGCATTTAGGCAGCGTCGTGAAAAATACATTAAGAATCtcgaagaaaaatcaaaattgttTGATAGTTTGgtggaagaaaatagtgaattgaaaaaaatggttgaatcattgaaatcgaaattaaaaaagtaa
- the DFG16 gene encoding Dfg16p (similar to Saccharomyces cerevisiae DFG16 (YOR030W); ancestral locus Anc_5.622), with amino-acid sequence MNIRFYFYYLLILICNVGLIDAYEKEARERIRPPDLMPAPPRHKGDDERQPHYDHWPYSYGKNIDNSPAYNLTDLIESRIMRKFGNACRINVLTSGSISLASNSPHSPVYNYTLSYPSFLIRCGNDSTSPNFSHILKNLAYDMRNKLSIKDDSNKYVGKDPFPLGMIMITFASGCICVATWMLFLIVLLLPSDNHNRRKKLVHIYVLFSAITRTVFLNETIAVIFDSQYHDDYQDASQFETSIVETSPYKICDLVSNILSNINWIYIVHYLQSNYGKQTWNWIPFKMKKGSHLIIIVGCFLSLVENVLLGSLLWRKDFIILRILHKAIELLAYTIFISIICYFTWHNFAYILLPKTAETSGDSKYKTKLRILWENYHETIPLLGYNLLIFILFYFTTIFFATFTLHIKGWTFSFVFFLRVLITVNVWGLIGVLEKRELHISKKTVLGRKINNRDKFFANPAINYYEDDLGKHVSSTLNQELNPTISNTNSHGSSSIVISPSPIWKSPIERVRDRRRRRKIMKTENKLGQSSSFGVKSITKSSTKAALYKYRQLLRKPMRKANSYERRPQIGSNKKSLTVRAGIDSHSRGSSYPATDFSDSESVETELRTNHIYNYESSD; translated from the coding sequence ATGAACATAAGATTCTATTTTTACTATCTCCTCATTTTAATTTGCAATGTAGGGCTGATAGATGcttatgaaaaagaagcaagAGAAAGGATTCGACCACCTGATTTGATGCCTGCTCCACCGAGACATAAAGGTGACGATGAAAGGCAGCCACATTACGATCATTGGCCGTATTCTTATGGAAAAAACATTGATAATAGTCCGGCGTACAACCTCACTGATTTGATAGAAAGCAGAATAATGCGCAAGTTCGGAAACGCTTGCAGGATAAACGTCTTAACAAGTGGATCGATCTCTCTAGCCAGCAATTCACCACATTCACCTGTTTATAATTATACTTTAAGTTATCCATCTTTTTTGATCCGCTGTGGTAATGACAGTACAAGTCCCAATTTCTCCCATATTCTAAAGAACCTTGCTTATGATATGAGAAACAAATTAAGCATTAAGGATGACAGTAACAAGTACGTAGGAAAAGACCCATTTCCTCTAGGGATGATAATGATTACTTTTGCTTCCGGATGTATATGTGTGGCAACATGGatgctttttttgattgttttATTACTTCCATCTGATAATCATAAtagaaggaaaaaactTGTGCATATTTACGTACTTTTTTCGGCGATTACAAGAACGGTATTCCTTAACGAAACTATTGCCGTTATATTTGATAGTCAGTATCACGATGACTACCAGGATGCTAGTCAATTTGAAACCTCCATTGTGGAAACTTCTCCGTATAAAATATGTGATTTAGTTTCAAATATATTGAGTAATATAAACTGGATTTATATTGTTCATTACTTACAGTCTAATTATGGAAAGCAGACTTGGAATTGGATTCcattcaaaatgaaaaagggAAGTCATCTTATAATTATCGTGGGTTGCTTCCTTTCACTGGTTGAAAATGTCTTACTTGGAAGTCTTCTTTGGAGAAAGGATTTTATTATCCTAAGGATACTTCACAAGGCGATCGAACTACTGGCATACACAATTTTTATCTCCATTATCTGTTACTTCACCTGGCATAATTTTGCTTACATTCTTCTACCGAAAACTGCTGAAACTAGTGGGGATAGTAAGTATAAGACCAAACTGAGAATTCTTTGGGAGAACTATCACGAAACAATACCATTATTGGGATATAATCTTTTGATATTTATCTTATTCTAttttacaacaatttttttcgcCACCTTCACTCTGCATATTAAAGGATGGACTTttagttttgttttctttttgagaGTTTTGATAACAGTGAATGTTTGGGGTTTAATTGGTGTATTGGAAAAGAGGGAACTACATATAAGCAAAAAAACTGTACTTGGAAGAAAGATTAACAACAGAGACAAGTTCTTTGCCAATCCAGCGATAAATTATTACGAAGACGATCTAGGCAAGCACGTAAGCTCCACGTTAAATCAGGAGCTAAATCCTACTATAAGTAATACTAATTCACATGGCTCGTCAAGTATAGTGATTTCTCCTTCGCCTATTTGGAAATCTCCGATTGAAAGAGTAAGAGATAGGAGAAGAAGACGtaagataatgaaaactGAGAATAAACTCGGACAAAGCTCCAGTTTTGGAGTTAAATCGATTACCAAATCTAGTACTAAAGCAGCTCTATATAAATATCGACAGCTACTAAGGAAGCCTATGCGAAAAGCTAACTCGTATGAAAGAAGACCCCAGATTGggtcaaataaaaaaagcttGACTGTTAGGGCAGGAATCGATAGTCATTCTAGAGGTTCCAGTTACCCAGCGACAGACTTCAGTGACAGTGAAAGTGTGGAGACTGAACTTCGAACCAACCACATTTATAATTACGAAAGCAGTGATTAA
- the SMKI15G1880 gene encoding uncharacterized protein (similar to Saccharomyces cerevisiae CRS5 (YOR031W)), which produces MAVKKCACESECCKDFCQCGTTCVPNCSGGEKCKCGRNTENTQCKSCSENCKCGTTCTCEKSKCTCEKC; this is translated from the coding sequence ATGGCCGTAAAAAAGTGTGCCTGTGAAAGCGAATGTTGCAAAGACTTCTGTCAGTGCGGAACCACCTGCGTCCCAAACTGCTCCGGCGGTGAAAAGTGTAAATGTGGCCGTAACACTGAAAACACCCAGTGTAAGAGTTGTAGTGAAAACTGCAAGTGCGGAACCACATGTACTTGTGAAAAGAGTAAATGTACCTGTGAGAAATGTTAG
- the HMS1 gene encoding Hms1p (similar to Saccharomyces cerevisiae HMS1 (YOR032C); ancestral locus Anc_5.624), whose protein sequence is MPNFQKPFSGSSDTSSVMNDLGNKVAIKVFDCRSAQDGSEEQNVNVTTNQMYLMFQSNNYNALPPNYNANDLGSQGSSAQAYYAPFQGPVRLQPPMPPIYKDNAYSGADQYNDSSFANNSSHASVIENNYYTDALTSIPTTTTGSTTMTTDNGNTIDSEDYIDNMEVFSNDDNENIDNVRQTALKSEQNPNLLSAASIVKKEQLSGFENLLPLSRTESGLVTADEIKSSLNLENIDDSNTDHSDSNRTNGDNLSFKLKTSPVRKHFHVTPKRITRVRTGRVSHNIIEKKYRSNINDKIEQLRRTVPTLRVAYKKCNDLPITSRDLVDLDGLEPATKLNKASILTKSIEYICHLERKCLQLSLANQHFSNDTRDSFVQLAEPSKPLSNNSSSEQVQREGSNRQQQQQQQQQQQQPLHNIQYNTPHQNGLMASTNHSHNMDFENTGGF, encoded by the coding sequence ATgccaaattttcaaaagcctTTTTCTGGCTCTTCGGATACCAGTTCTGTAATGAACGACTTGGGTAATAAAGTCGCCATTAAAGTTTTCGACTGTAGAAGTGCCCAGGATGGCAGTGAAGAACAGAATGTAAACGTAACGACAAACCAAATGTATCTAATGTTCCAAAGTAACAATTATAATGCACTGCCGCCAAATTACAATGCCAACGATTTGGGTTCTCAGGGATCTTCTGCACAGGCCTATTATGCTCCATTTCAAGGCCCCGTTCGTCTCCAACCTCCTATGCCTCCTATATATAAGGACAACGCATATTCTGGAGCTGACCAGTACAATGACTCGTCATTTGCTAATAACTCAAGTCATGCTTCAGTTATTGAAAACAACTATTACACGGATGCATTGACTTCTATACCTACAACGACAACGGGTAGTACCACAATGACAACGGATAATGGCAACACAATTGATAGTGAAGATTACATAGACAACATGGAAGTCTTCAGtaacgatgataatgagAATATTGACAATGTAAGGCAGACTGCGTTGAAATCTGAGCAAAATCCAAATCTTCTTTCAGCAGCTTCGAttgtcaaaaaagaacagcTCTCTGGCTTTGAAAATCTGCTTCCTTTATCAAGGACAGAATCTGGCTTAGTTACTGCTGACGAGATTAAGTCctctttgaatttggaaaatattgaCGATAGTAACACTGATCATAGTGATAGCAATAGAACAAATGGTGACAATTTAAGCTTCAAGTTAAAAACTTCACCCGTACGGAAACATTTTCACGTAACACCGAAAAGAATAACCAGGGTGAGAACTGGTAGGGTTTCCCACAATATaattgagaaaaaatacCGTTCTAAtattaatgataaaattgagCAACTAAGGAGAACTGTTCCAACACTACGAGTAGCATATAAAAAGTGTAATGATCTTCCCATTACATCTAGAGACTTAGTAGATTTAGATGGTCTAGAACCAGCTACAAAGCTTAATAAAGCGTCAATTTTAACAAAATCTATTGAATACATTTGTCATTTAGAGAGAAAATGCTTACAGCTAAGTTTGGCTAATCAGcacttttcaaatgataCGCGGGACTCATTTGTTCAGCTTGCAGAGCCCTCTAAACCTTTAAGTAACAACAGTAGTAGTGAACAAGTACAAAGGGAAGGCAGCAACCgtcaacaacagcaacaacaacagcagcaacaacaacaaccaTTGCATAATATCCAATATAATACTCCACATCAAAACGGTCTTATGGCCAGCACTAACCACTCACATAATATGGATTTTGAGAACACCGGAGGCTTTTAA